From a single Priestia aryabhattai genomic region:
- a CDS encoding MFS transporter: MPRFLERLGMDPKMALGYLGVILFMMGDGLEQGWLSSYLTDNGLSIQQSALLFSVYGVAVALASWFSGVLAEILGTRKAMTLGITLFLIGTIVFLTIGLPSMNLWIMIPTYSLRGLGYPLFAYSFLVWLTYYTPSNKLGTAVGWFWFSFAAGLNVLGAYYSSFILPILGEINTLWSAVIFTGVGALIAIMTNKDDSSSGKTFETRQDMAKYLLKGITIAFEKPKIGLGGIVRTINTTGAYGFVVFMPAYMMEIGFTRTEWLQIYGLLWTSNIFFNLIFGIVGDKLGWRNTVMWFGGVGCAIFTAAFYYVPTLLGPNYFFTILTACGFGACLAAYAPLSALIPSLAGNNKGAAMSVLNLGAGLSTFLGPAIVGAFIGSVGTLGIIWIYTILYLLSAFLMKFIQLPKKEEENPSDDLTNLKDVVGSSN; the protein is encoded by the coding sequence ATGCCGAGGTTCTTAGAAAGGTTAGGCATGGACCCCAAAATGGCTTTAGGTTACTTAGGGGTTATACTTTTTATGATGGGTGATGGACTTGAGCAGGGGTGGTTATCTTCTTATTTAACTGATAATGGTTTGAGTATTCAACAGTCAGCTTTATTATTTAGTGTATATGGAGTTGCAGTTGCACTTGCTTCTTGGTTTTCAGGAGTATTGGCTGAAATTCTAGGAACTAGAAAGGCTATGACATTAGGAATAACATTATTTTTGATAGGGACAATTGTTTTTTTAACTATTGGTTTACCATCTATGAATCTTTGGATCATGATACCGACATACTCTCTTAGAGGATTAGGGTATCCCCTATTTGCTTATTCTTTTTTAGTTTGGCTTACATACTATACGCCAAGCAATAAACTCGGAACAGCTGTAGGATGGTTTTGGTTCTCATTTGCAGCTGGCTTAAATGTATTGGGGGCTTATTATTCAAGTTTTATCCTTCCTATTTTAGGTGAAATCAACACTTTATGGAGTGCTGTGATCTTCACGGGTGTAGGAGCCTTAATTGCAATTATGACAAATAAGGATGATTCAAGCAGTGGGAAAACCTTTGAAACCAGGCAAGACATGGCCAAGTATTTATTAAAAGGTATTACAATTGCATTTGAAAAGCCTAAAATTGGTTTAGGTGGTATTGTAAGAACAATTAATACAACTGGTGCATATGGTTTTGTGGTTTTTATGCCTGCTTATATGATGGAAATCGGCTTTACAAGAACAGAATGGTTACAAATCTATGGATTACTTTGGACCAGTAATATTTTCTTTAATTTAATATTTGGGATTGTTGGGGATAAGCTAGGTTGGCGTAATACAGTTATGTGGTTTGGAGGGGTAGGATGTGCTATTTTCACCGCAGCATTTTACTATGTTCCAACCCTTCTAGGACCAAATTATTTCTTTACAATCCTTACAGCGTGTGGCTTTGGCGCTTGTTTAGCTGCATATGCACCATTGTCTGCATTAATCCCTTCATTAGCAGGAAATAATAAAGGAGCTGCTATGTCCGTACTTAATCTTGGGGCAGGTCTAAGTACATTTCTTGGGCCAGCAATTGTTGGCGCTTTCATCGGAAGTGTAGGTACATTGGGAATTATATGGATATATACTATTTTATATCTCCTTAGTGCATTCTTGATGAAATTTATTCAGCTTCCTAAGAAGGAAGAAGAAAACCCTTCTGATGATCTTACTAATTTAAAAGATGTGGTAGGTTCTTCAAATTAA
- a CDS encoding sugar-binding transcriptional regulator: protein MVVGWEERRQLVKVANLYYMDGWTQEQIAKKVGVSRPIISRILQKARDSKVVEVYIKDENIHTVELEQQLEKRYGLKDVIVVSTVGLTPDMVKKAVGQASAYYLSKYLKKRNVSQLGISWGSTLAELVKEYPFERKEQMNIVPLVGGMGTQHVEIHANQLAYELAKKMSCTCSYLYAPAIVETKELKERLVSMREISSVLEEGKKVDVALIGLGNPYKGSMRKLGYLKDKDLKQLRKIGVVGDIGSRFFDESGVVVSHPLNDKVIALPLEQLKRVKEVIGVVEGTHKVESAQAALKANYLDVLIIDEQTALALLEAK from the coding sequence ATGGTAGTAGGTTGGGAAGAAAGAAGGCAACTGGTAAAAGTGGCTAATTTATATTATATGGATGGGTGGACGCAAGAGCAGATTGCTAAGAAAGTAGGCGTGTCTCGACCTATTATTTCGAGAATTTTGCAGAAGGCAAGAGATTCAAAAGTGGTAGAAGTTTATATTAAGGACGAAAATATTCATACAGTGGAATTGGAACAACAGCTAGAAAAGCGATATGGATTGAAGGATGTAATTGTTGTATCTACTGTAGGGTTAACACCTGATATGGTTAAAAAAGCAGTAGGTCAAGCAAGTGCCTATTATCTTTCTAAATATTTAAAGAAAAGAAATGTAAGCCAACTTGGTATTTCATGGGGTTCTACTTTAGCTGAATTAGTAAAAGAATATCCGTTTGAACGAAAAGAGCAGATGAACATTGTACCTCTTGTAGGAGGTATGGGAACACAACATGTAGAAATTCATGCAAATCAACTAGCTTATGAGTTAGCTAAAAAAATGAGTTGTACGTGTTCTTACTTATATGCTCCTGCAATTGTAGAAACAAAAGAATTGAAGGAACGTCTAGTAAGTATGAGGGAAATTTCGTCTGTCCTTGAGGAAGGAAAAAAAGTAGACGTGGCCCTTATTGGATTAGGAAATCCTTATAAAGGTTCTATGCGGAAGCTTGGTTATCTAAAAGATAAAGACCTAAAGCAATTACGAAAAATAGGCGTTGTAGGTGACATTGGATCTCGCTTCTTTGATGAATCAGGAGTTGTTGTTAGCCACCCATTAAATGATAAAGTAATTGCTCTGCCATTAGAGCAACTAAAAAGAGTAAAAGAAGTAATAGGAGTAGTTGAAGGGACTCATAAGGTAGAAAGTGCCCAAGCTGCTCTAAAAGCAAACTATTTAGATGTACTTATTATAGATGAACAAACTGCATTAGCGCTTTTAGAGGCGAAATAA
- the lpdA gene encoding dihydrolipoyl dehydrogenase gives MINAYEIVVIGGGPGGYVAALHAAELGKKVALIEADFLGGTCLNRGCIPSKTLLKHAEVIESIEKAQSWGIETGELSFSLDKMKKRKDDVIHRLRQGISYLLSQGKIDVYEGFGKIEEGKVIRIESNGKEERIQAERIIIATGSTPIIPPIEGLASVDFDTSDTIFDIQDIPKSVVIIGGGVIGVEFACIFASLKAEVTVIEAADRIIPSEDIDASKMLNKLLKKKGIQFHTSTKVTKVQERNMQKVVTCVDSKGKERLFETETLILSVGRKPNLSAVQNTELAMEGPFIKVNEKMETSIPAIYAVGDVVGGYQLAHVASAEGIVAAKNAGGVNDEIDYKVVPRCIYTLPEVASVGITEAEAKKQGMSVRVERFDHAGNGKALASGESEGFVKIVYEEKYGEIIGVTMVGSHVTEMISEASAFIYLEGTVEEVSKMIHPHPTVSESFYEAAINSINSMRKKGVLV, from the coding sequence ATGATAAATGCTTATGAAATTGTAGTAATAGGTGGAGGACCAGGTGGATACGTAGCCGCATTACATGCGGCAGAGCTTGGAAAAAAAGTTGCCTTAATTGAGGCCGATTTTTTAGGTGGAACCTGCTTAAATAGAGGTTGTATTCCTTCTAAAACATTGTTGAAGCACGCTGAGGTAATTGAGTCTATTGAAAAAGCGCAATCGTGGGGAATTGAAACAGGAGAACTTTCTTTCTCGTTAGACAAAATGAAAAAGCGCAAAGATGATGTCATTCATCGTTTACGACAAGGAATTTCTTATTTGCTAAGCCAAGGGAAAATAGATGTTTATGAGGGTTTTGGCAAGATTGAAGAAGGAAAAGTGATTAGAATTGAATCAAATGGAAAAGAAGAAAGAATTCAAGCTGAACGTATTATTATAGCTACAGGATCGACTCCTATTATTCCACCAATAGAAGGTTTAGCCTCTGTTGACTTTGATACAAGCGATACGATTTTTGATATTCAAGATATTCCTAAATCAGTTGTTATTATTGGTGGGGGTGTCATTGGAGTAGAATTTGCCTGTATCTTTGCTAGTTTAAAAGCAGAAGTAACGGTGATTGAAGCAGCAGATCGCATTATTCCAAGTGAAGATATAGATGCTTCCAAGATGTTAAACAAACTTCTTAAGAAAAAAGGTATTCAGTTTCATACAAGTACGAAGGTCACAAAAGTTCAAGAGCGAAACATGCAAAAAGTTGTGACATGTGTAGATTCAAAAGGAAAAGAGCGTCTTTTTGAAACAGAGACCCTCATCTTGAGTGTGGGACGAAAACCGAATCTTTCAGCTGTTCAAAACACAGAACTTGCAATGGAAGGACCATTCATCAAAGTAAATGAAAAAATGGAAACAAGTATTCCTGCAATTTATGCAGTTGGTGACGTAGTTGGGGGTTACCAATTAGCCCATGTTGCTAGTGCAGAGGGGATTGTAGCTGCTAAAAATGCAGGTGGAGTTAACGATGAAATCGATTATAAAGTAGTGCCTCGTTGTATTTATACATTACCTGAGGTAGCTAGTGTAGGAATTACAGAAGCAGAAGCAAAAAAACAAGGAATGTCTGTTCGAGTTGAGCGCTTTGATCATGCTGGAAATGGAAAAGCCCTCGCTTCAGGGGAATCAGAAGGTTTTGTGAAAATAGTATATGAGGAAAAATATGGAGAAATAATTGGTGTAACAATGGTTGGTTCGCATGTTACCGAGATGATTTCTGAAGCTTCTGCTTTTATATACTTAGAGGGAACGGTCGAGGAAGTTTCAAAGATGATACATCCTCACCCAACTGTTTCTGAATCATTTTACGAAGCAGCTATCAATAGTATAAACTCTATGAGAAAGAAAGGTGTTCTCGTCTAA
- a CDS encoding dihydrolipoamide acetyltransferase family protein, whose protein sequence is MAKEIFMPKLSSTMETGTLLEWFKEEGDTVEIGEPLFEILTDKINIEVEAYDDGILLKRYFDTDDQVPVNHVIGYIGQANEQVPAESPGESGESNESNEQALQEETVAEEAERPLVAVSVISGEKPRATPAARRMAKTNQVELTAIAGSGPNGRVHVKDVNEYVNEDQAHSKITPLANKIAKHENVDITTISGSGLNGKIVKQDISAAIQEKSTKAPASSQKRRKIGGMRKVISDRMSQSAFTAPHVTLTSEIDTTKVKELRVQLLPIVEKQTGMRLSYTEVIIKAVGLVLSRFPAVNASFINDEIIYNDAVHIGLAVAVPDGLMVPVLKDVNQKGLADLTMEAKEIGKRAREQKLLPDQLKGSTFTISNLGMYAIDAFTPIINQPETAILGVGRMLEKPVVIKGEIEVRPMMTLSLSFDHRVIDGAPAAEFLTELKRVLENPFELLV, encoded by the coding sequence ATGGCAAAAGAGATTTTTATGCCAAAACTAAGTAGTACGATGGAAACTGGCACCCTCCTTGAGTGGTTTAAAGAAGAGGGAGATACGGTTGAAATAGGAGAACCACTTTTTGAAATCTTAACAGATAAAATTAACATTGAAGTTGAAGCATATGACGACGGTATTTTATTAAAGAGGTATTTCGATACTGACGACCAAGTCCCAGTTAACCATGTAATTGGTTATATCGGTCAAGCAAATGAACAAGTACCTGCAGAATCGCCAGGCGAGTCGGGTGAATCAAATGAATCAAATGAGCAAGCACTTCAAGAAGAAACAGTAGCCGAGGAGGCTGAAAGACCATTAGTAGCTGTCTCAGTTATTTCTGGAGAAAAACCACGTGCAACCCCAGCAGCAAGAAGAATGGCAAAAACGAATCAAGTGGAGTTAACAGCCATAGCTGGAAGTGGTCCAAATGGAAGAGTTCATGTAAAAGACGTCAATGAATACGTTAATGAAGATCAAGCACATTCAAAAATCACACCACTAGCTAACAAAATAGCTAAACATGAGAACGTAGATATAACTACAATTTCAGGAAGTGGTCTAAATGGCAAAATTGTTAAACAAGATATATCTGCAGCTATTCAAGAAAAGAGCACAAAAGCACCAGCCTCTTCACAGAAAAGAAGAAAAATTGGTGGCATGCGTAAGGTGATTTCAGATCGAATGTCTCAAAGTGCTTTCACAGCACCTCATGTTACATTAACAAGTGAGATTGATACGACAAAGGTAAAAGAGTTACGTGTTCAACTTTTACCTATTGTTGAAAAACAAACAGGCATGCGATTATCTTATACAGAAGTAATTATAAAAGCAGTAGGACTAGTATTGTCACGTTTTCCAGCAGTCAATGCATCTTTTATAAATGATGAAATTATATACAATGATGCTGTTCATATTGGTTTGGCGGTCGCTGTTCCGGACGGATTAATGGTACCCGTTCTTAAAGATGTAAACCAGAAAGGCTTAGCAGATTTAACGATGGAAGCAAAAGAGATTGGTAAACGTGCAAGAGAACAAAAATTATTACCTGATCAATTAAAAGGTTCAACATTTACAATTAGTAACCTTGGGATGTATGCAATAGACGCATTTACACCAATTATTAATCAACCAGAAACAGCTATTTTAGGAGTAGGTAGAATGCTAGAGAAACCTGTAGTTATAAAGGGTGAGATTGAAGTCCGTCCAATGATGACATTAAGCCTGTCATTTGATCATCGTGTAATTGATGGAGCTCCAGCAGCAGAATTTTTAACAGAACTCAAACGTGTTCTCGAAAATCCGTTTGAATTGCTAGTATAA
- a CDS encoding alpha-ketoacid dehydrogenase subunit beta has product MTEIKIREITYLEAVREAMSQEMRQNEDVFILGEDIGVYGGAFGVTRGMIEEFGPERVRNTPISEAAIAGGAVGAALTGMRPILELQFSDFITIAMDQLVNQAAKTRYMFGGKGKVPMVVRTPAGSGTGAAAQHSQSLEAWMAHIPGLKVVQPSNAYDAKGLLKAAMDDDNPVIFYEHKLLYRTQCNVPEEQYSIPLGKADIKREGKDVTIVATAIMVHKTLEAATELEKEGIDVEIIDPRTIVPLDEEAIIESVKKTGRLIVVHEAVKRGGFGGEIASMIAESEAFDYLDSPIKRLGGLAVPIPYNPTLEKAVVPQVPDIIEAVKETVRFK; this is encoded by the coding sequence ATGACGGAGATTAAAATAAGGGAAATTACGTACTTAGAAGCAGTTAGAGAAGCTATGAGTCAAGAGATGCGTCAGAATGAAGACGTATTCATTCTAGGTGAAGATATTGGGGTATATGGCGGGGCATTTGGTGTGACACGCGGAATGATTGAGGAATTTGGACCAGAACGTGTTCGTAACACACCTATTTCAGAAGCAGCAATCGCAGGTGGGGCAGTTGGAGCTGCTCTTACCGGTATGAGACCGATTTTAGAATTGCAATTTTCTGATTTTATTACAATTGCAATGGATCAACTAGTGAACCAGGCAGCTAAAACTCGTTATATGTTCGGTGGTAAGGGAAAGGTTCCAATGGTTGTAAGAACACCTGCTGGTTCAGGTACAGGAGCAGCAGCTCAACACTCACAAAGTTTAGAAGCTTGGATGGCCCACATCCCTGGTTTAAAAGTAGTTCAGCCATCTAATGCCTATGATGCTAAAGGTCTATTAAAAGCAGCGATGGACGATGATAACCCTGTTATTTTTTATGAGCATAAATTATTATACCGAACACAGTGCAATGTACCAGAAGAACAATACTCTATTCCATTAGGAAAAGCAGATATTAAACGTGAAGGAAAAGATGTCACCATTGTAGCGACCGCAATTATGGTACATAAGACATTAGAAGCAGCAACAGAATTGGAGAAAGAAGGAATTGATGTAGAAATTATTGATCCGCGTACAATTGTTCCTTTAGACGAGGAAGCTATTATAGAGTCTGTGAAAAAGACTGGTCGTCTTATCGTAGTACATGAAGCAGTTAAACGCGGCGGATTTGGTGGCGAGATTGCTAGTATGATAGCTGAAAGTGAAGCATTTGATTATTTAGATTCTCCAATCAAAAGGTTAGGCGGATTAGCAGTTCCAATTCCTTATAACCCAACATTAGAGAAAGCCGTTGTTCCTCAAGTTCCGGATATTATTGAAGCAGTCAAAGAAACAGTTCGTTTTAAATAA
- the pdhA gene encoding pyruvate dehydrogenase (acetyl-transferring) E1 component subunit alpha, with protein MLSTMKLPSHITEKKLKSLYKEMWLIRYFDEKVDQFFAKGMIHGTTHLCVGQEASASGSIGVLQAKDKIISTHRGHGHCIAKEGDVNKMMAELFGRVTGYCKGKGGSMHIADVEKGNLGANGIVGGGIPLAVGAALTSKMKNQGYVVLCFFGDGASNEGSFHEALNLAAIWDLPVVFICENNQYGMSGPVKEMTRIENIAERASAYGIPGKVVDGNDMIEIMNTVHEAVEKAREGNGPALIEMKTYRWKGHSKSDAKKYRTREEETEWRKKDGIKRFKDLLIEEKILSEEEANKLQEEAKKEIEEAVKFAENSPEPPLESLLEDVYA; from the coding sequence ATGCTCAGTACAATGAAACTACCTTCTCATATAACAGAGAAGAAACTTAAAAGTCTTTATAAAGAAATGTGGCTCATTCGCTACTTCGATGAAAAAGTGGATCAATTTTTTGCAAAGGGAATGATTCATGGAACTACTCACCTTTGCGTTGGACAAGAAGCATCAGCATCTGGATCAATCGGAGTACTGCAAGCTAAGGATAAAATTATAAGTACACATCGAGGCCATGGTCATTGTATTGCAAAAGAAGGTGACGTCAACAAAATGATGGCTGAATTGTTTGGAAGAGTAACAGGTTATTGTAAAGGAAAAGGCGGTTCAATGCACATTGCGGATGTTGAAAAAGGTAATCTTGGAGCTAATGGAATTGTAGGTGGAGGAATTCCACTTGCTGTAGGTGCTGCTTTAACTTCTAAAATGAAAAACCAAGGATATGTCGTATTATGCTTTTTCGGGGATGGTGCTTCTAATGAAGGAAGCTTCCATGAAGCTTTAAACTTAGCAGCTATTTGGGATTTACCAGTTGTGTTCATTTGTGAAAACAATCAATACGGAATGTCAGGACCAGTAAAAGAAATGACAAGAATTGAAAATATCGCAGAACGTGCGAGCGCTTACGGTATTCCTGGAAAAGTAGTAGATGGGAATGACATGATTGAAATCATGAATACCGTACATGAAGCAGTAGAGAAAGCTCGGGAGGGTAATGGACCGGCTTTAATTGAAATGAAAACTTACCGTTGGAAAGGTCATTCTAAAAGTGATGCGAAAAAATATCGTACACGTGAAGAAGAAACAGAGTGGAGAAAGAAAGATGGTATCAAGCGATTTAAGGATTTGTTAATAGAAGAAAAAATATTGAGTGAAGAAGAAGCAAATAAACTACAAGAAGAGGCGAAAAAAGAAATTGAGGAAGCTGTGAAGTTTGCTGAAAACAGTCCAGAACCACCATTAGAGAGTCTTTTAGAAGATGTTTATGCTTAA
- a CDS encoding transcriptional regulator GutM, whose amino-acid sequence MWGVFIAIFIVLWLLQFLLTKKQLKHYHQTVKEMSNHSSGYLGIGVDKKRFGIGTVLIMVTDVKGTVVDCRIMSGVTVFAKFKKCKRFNNLDILDLNVSKYENKYQVSLKMAIEKIHLQMNKMVSVL is encoded by the coding sequence ATGTGGGGAGTATTTATCGCTATTTTTATAGTGCTTTGGCTATTACAATTTTTGTTGACAAAAAAACAATTAAAGCATTATCATCAAACCGTTAAAGAAATGAGCAATCACTCCTCTGGTTACCTAGGTATAGGAGTTGATAAGAAAAGATTTGGAATTGGAACTGTTTTAATAATGGTAACCGATGTGAAAGGAACTGTTGTTGATTGTAGGATTATGTCCGGTGTCACAGTCTTTGCAAAGTTCAAAAAATGTAAGCGTTTTAATAATCTTGATATTCTAGATTTAAACGTTTCCAAGTACGAAAACAAGTATCAAGTATCTTTAAAGATGGCAATTGAGAAAATACATTTACAAATGAACAAAATGGTTTCTGTTCTATAA
- the srlA gene encoding PTS glucitol/sorbitol transporter subunit IIC, whose amino-acid sequence MDWIVKLAEGFIGMFQKGGETFVGMLTGIVPTLICLITAVNAIIKLVGEEKIQRFAQKCTKNIILRYTVFPILAVFFLTNPMAYTFGKFLPERQKPAFYDSAVSLVHPITGLFPHANAAELFVYTGISAGITQLHLSLGPLAIRFFIVGIIVILIRGVITEKITIKMMKNRELKAASN is encoded by the coding sequence ATGGATTGGATTGTAAAGTTAGCAGAAGGTTTTATAGGCATGTTTCAAAAAGGTGGAGAAACCTTTGTTGGAATGTTAACAGGAATTGTTCCCACTCTGATCTGTTTAATTACAGCTGTTAATGCCATTATTAAATTGGTTGGAGAAGAAAAGATTCAAAGGTTTGCACAAAAATGCACTAAAAATATTATTTTACGATACACTGTCTTCCCCATATTAGCTGTGTTTTTCTTAACAAATCCAATGGCTTATACTTTCGGAAAGTTTTTACCTGAAAGACAAAAGCCTGCGTTCTATGATTCGGCTGTTTCATTAGTACATCCAATAACAGGACTTTTTCCACACGCAAACGCAGCTGAACTATTTGTCTATACAGGAATATCCGCAGGCATTACTCAACTACACTTATCCCTTGGACCATTAGCAATTCGCTTCTTTATCGTAGGGATTATTGTAATTTTAATTAGAGGAGTCATAACAGAAAAGATTACTATTAAAATGATGAAAAATAGAGAATTAAAAGCAGCGTCTAACTAA
- the srlE gene encoding PTS glucitol/sorbitol transporter subunit IIB, translating into MSQSQAVLSSFKSVKISKGSSGWGGPLVIEPNENRKYIVSVTGGGIHPIAQKIADLTGGIAIDGFKTSIESNQMACVIIDCGGTARCGVYPKMGVMTINLTPTSPSGPLMNFIKEHNFVSGVKEENIESVSEEFEESIQPKSKQQTASLTPQQLKEEAKKKAAQYASKDPAKVSLIEKIGRSMGGVVGIFYQAARETVEQVIKNILPFMALVSTIIGIILYTGIGDLIAKFVSPLAGNILGLLLLSVICAIPLLSPLLGPGAVIAQVVGVLIGVEIGRGNIPPNLALPALFAINPQAGCDFVPVGLTLGEAEPETVEVGVPAVLMSRLITGPLAVAIAYVFSFGLYE; encoded by the coding sequence ATGAGCCAAAGTCAAGCTGTTCTATCTTCATTCAAGTCAGTTAAAATTTCTAAAGGAAGCAGTGGATGGGGAGGACCATTGGTTATTGAACCAAATGAAAATCGGAAATATATTGTATCAGTTACTGGAGGAGGCATACACCCTATAGCGCAAAAAATTGCTGACTTAACGGGTGGAATAGCGATAGACGGATTTAAGACATCTATTGAGAGTAATCAGATGGCCTGTGTCATCATCGATTGTGGTGGAACTGCACGCTGTGGTGTTTATCCAAAAATGGGAGTAATGACAATAAATTTAACACCCACATCTCCTTCAGGCCCCCTAATGAACTTTATTAAAGAGCATAACTTTGTATCTGGTGTAAAAGAAGAAAATATTGAATCTGTCTCCGAAGAATTTGAAGAGAGTATTCAGCCTAAATCAAAGCAACAAACTGCTTCTCTAACGCCACAACAATTAAAAGAAGAAGCAAAGAAAAAAGCTGCTCAATATGCCTCAAAGGATCCAGCTAAGGTATCACTCATTGAAAAAATTGGACGAAGTATGGGTGGCGTAGTTGGAATCTTCTATCAAGCAGCACGTGAAACAGTTGAACAGGTCATTAAAAATATATTACCTTTCATGGCTTTAGTTAGTACAATCATTGGGATTATTTTGTATACAGGGATTGGAGATCTAATTGCTAAATTTGTATCTCCACTAGCTGGAAATATTTTAGGGCTTCTACTCCTATCGGTCATCTGTGCAATTCCTCTCTTATCACCACTATTAGGTCCTGGAGCCGTTATCGCTCAGGTGGTTGGTGTATTAATAGGAGTAGAAATTGGTAGAGGAAACATTCCACCAAACTTAGCTTTACCAGCCTTATTTGCAATTAATCCTCAAGCAGGATGTGACTTTGTTCCAGTAGGCTTAACTCTTGGTGAAGCTGAGCCCGAAACAGTCGAAGTGGGTGTGCCTGCGGTACTAATGTCAAGGCTAATTACAGGTCCACTAGCTGTAGCAATTGCCTATGTATTTAGTTTTGGACTATACGAATAA
- a CDS encoding PTS glucitol/sorbitol transporter subunit IIA: protein MKKIYDSTVIEIGSQVELFLQEKMMILFNESAPSDLRDVSIVHKRCSLEEDIKVGDELVIDNKSFKVTFVGNKANETMRDLGHSTVTFDGSSEAEMPGMICVEEKDIPKISTSTQLIFRQLP from the coding sequence ATGAAAAAGATTTATGATTCTACTGTTATAGAGATTGGTTCACAAGTCGAGCTATTTTTACAAGAAAAGATGATGATTTTATTTAATGAATCTGCCCCTTCAGATTTACGAGATGTTTCCATAGTGCATAAACGTTGCTCATTAGAAGAAGATATTAAAGTAGGCGATGAATTAGTAATAGATAACAAGTCTTTTAAAGTTACTTTTGTTGGAAATAAAGCGAATGAAACAATGAGGGATTTAGGACATTCAACTGTAACTTTTGATGGTTCTTCAGAAGCTGAAATGCCTGGAATGATTTGTGTAGAAGAAAAAGATATCCCTAAAATTTCTACTTCGACTCAACTTATTTTTAGACAATTACCTTAG
- a CDS encoding HPr family phosphocarrier protein, with the protein MNSVEISIMNETGLHARPATQFVKISNNFQSEVSVIKGERKVNGKSIMGLMSLAISKGSTIRIEAEGPDEQQVIKSLVNFIEYKLDD; encoded by the coding sequence ATGAATTCTGTTGAAATAAGTATTATGAATGAAACTGGTTTACATGCAAGGCCAGCAACACAGTTTGTGAAAATATCAAATAATTTTCAATCTGAAGTTTCAGTCATAAAAGGTGAAAGAAAGGTTAATGGTAAAAGCATTATGGGCCTCATGAGTCTAGCAATTTCAAAAGGATCAACCATTAGAATAGAAGCCGAAGGGCCGGACGAACAACAAGTAATCAAATCTTTGGTCAACTTTATTGAATACAAACTAGATGATTAG
- a CDS encoding bh protein, whose product MKSSEMESDLYCITCNEETPHIITYVNSKLESVKCEDCERVMKIQRNIMKEFYKEVYDRISTKPSRITKEYKEDLSGFLYKLPIRVISKPYRIVNDLNESRKVIKRFKQ is encoded by the coding sequence ATGAAAAGTTCTGAAATGGAATCTGATTTATACTGTATTACTTGTAATGAAGAAACTCCTCACATTATCACTTACGTTAATAGCAAACTCGAAAGTGTTAAATGTGAAGACTGTGAACGTGTAATGAAAATACAAAGAAATATTATGAAGGAATTTTATAAAGAAGTTTACGACCGTATCTCCACAAAGCCATCAAGAATTACAAAAGAATATAAAGAAGATTTAAGTGGTTTTTTATATAAGCTTCCTATTCGTGTGATTAGTAAACCCTATCGAATTGTGAATGATTTAAATGAGTCACGCAAAGTTATTAAACGATTTAAACAATAG